In Cupriavidus sp. EM10, the genomic window GCGACCTGACCGTTTATCCGCGTATCCTGTCGTCGCGCGGGGTGCAGCTGGGCGGCGACTTCCGCTACCTGGGCGATGGCTACACCGGCCGGATTCGTGCCGAATTCCTGCCGGACGACAAGAAGGCAGGCCGCGACCGTTGGGCTTACTCGATCCAGCACAGCCAGCGGATCATCCAGGGCATGACGGCGTATGCGAACGTCAGCAAGGTGTCCGACGACCAGTATCCGGACGATCTGACGCGGAGCGTGTCGCAGTCCACGCTGCGTCAGTACACGCAGGAAGGCGGCGTGGCGTATAACTGGCAAAACTGGTCGTTCCTGGCACGGGTACAAAATTCCAGACGTTGCGCCCTAGCGAGCCATCGTACGAACGCGAACCGCAGATCAATGCCCGCTATACGCGCTACGATCTTGGCGGATTCGATATCGCGTTGGACACCGACTACACGCGCTTCAAGATTCCGCTGACGTCCACCGGATTCCAGCAGCCTGAAGGCAGCCGCGCCTACTTCAACCCGTCGATCAGCTATCCGATCATCCGTCCGGGCTGGTATGTGACGCCAAAGGTGATCTTCAACGCGGCGCAGTACAACATGGATGCGGGTACGAACACGACCGGCGCACCCAACACGCTGAGCCGGTCGATCCCGACGGTCAGCGTCGATTCGGGCATGACGTTCGAACGCGACGCGCCGGGGCTCAGCCGGCTGTTCGGCGTGAACTACACGCAGACGCTGGAGCCGCGCCTGTTCTACGTCTACACGCCGTTCCGCGACCAGAGCCAGTTTCCGCTGTTCGACACGGTGCAATCGGACTTCAGCTACGGCCAGATCTTCACCGAGAATCCGTTCAGCGGTAACGACCGGATCGCCGACAACAACAAGCTGACCGCAGGCCTGACCACCCGGCTTATCGAATCCGAGACCGGCGTCGAGCGGTTCCGCGGCACGATTGCGCAGCGGATCGACTTCACCGGCCAGCGCGTGCAGATTGGCGGCACGCTGAACGACACCAAGCCGACCTACTCGGACCTGCTGGCGGCGACGACGATCCAGCTGTTCCGCGGCTACTATCTTGACGCGGGCATCCAGTGGAATCCGGACCAGAACCGCGTCAACTACTCGAACGTGGCTTTCCAGTGGCGCCCGGAGTCGCGCAAGCTGCTGAACGTGGGCTATCGTTACCGGCGGCCGACGTCGGTGACGGACAATACCGCGATCGACCAGTTCGAGGTTTCGGGCCAGTGGCCGATCACGCAGCGCGTCTACGGCATTGGCCGCGTGGCGTATGACCAGTCGGCCAGCCAGCTGGTGGATGCGCTGGCGGGCTTCGAATACACGGCCGACTGCTGGGTGGGCCGCTTCGTGTACCAACGTTTCCGCAACACCACGAATGGGTACACCGGCCGGGTCTTCCTGCAGGTGGAATTCCGCGGATTGTCGAAGGTCGGTTCCAATCCGCTGGACATGCTGCGCCTGAACGTGCCGGGCTACGAGCCCGTGACCGCGCGACCGGTGCCCACGTCCCCGTACGATCACTATGAATGACGGACCAAGATGAAACGTCAAGCCTTTTCGGTTATGTCCCGCCTGAACCCTGGCAGCAGCTGCTGCTCTCCGCGGTGCTCGTCACGCTGGCCGCGCCAGCCGCCGCGCAGTTGCGCGCCCCGGGCGCGCGAACCCAGGGCATCTTCGTGCCGCAGCAGGGTGGCCAGACCAGCACGGTGGCGCCCACCCAGCCGCAGATGGGCATTCCGCAGCCGGCGCAGAAGCGCTCGCAGCTGGTGGACGAAGTGGTTGCCATCGTCAACAACAGCGTGATCACGCGTCGCGAGCTGCTTGACCGGGCCGACGAGATCGAGAACCAGCTGCGTGCCGCGAACCGGCCGATCCCGGAACGCCCGGACCTGCTCGGCGAAGTGCTGGAACGGCTGGTGATGGAGCGCGTGCAGACGCAGGCCGCCCAGGACGCCGGCATCAAGGTGACCGACCAGGAAGTGGATCGTGCAATCGAATCGGTCGCCCAGCAGAACAAGATGTCCGCCACGGACCTGCGCAGCCGCGTGGAAGCCAGCGGCATGACCTGGACCAAATACCGCGACGAGCTGCGCAAGCAGGTGCAGGTGATCCGCCTGCGCGAGCGCGAGGTCGACTCGAAGGTGCAGGTCTATGATGGCGAGATCGACAACTTCCTGGCGGCGCGCAGCGGCAAGCCCGCTGCCGTGGGCCCGGCCGAGTACAACGTGCAGCAGATCCTGGTGCGCGTGCCCGAGGACGCGTCCGAAGCCCAGAAGGCGCAGCTCAAGGCCAAGGCCGAAGGCCTGCTCAAGCAGGCCCAGGGCGGGGCCGACTTCGCCGAGCTGGCGAAGGCCAATTCGGACGCGCCCGAAGCGTCGCAAGGCGGCGCGATGGGCTTCCGCGAAATCGGACGCCTGCCGGCGCTGTTCGCCAATGCCGTGGTCGACCTGCAGCCTGGCAAGGTGGTGCCGGATGTGGTGGAATCGGCCAACGGCTTCCACGTGCTCAAGCTGGCTGCCAAGCGCACGGCCGCGCCGGCGCAGCAGGCCGGGTCCGACCACATCACGCAGACCCAGGTGCGCCACATCCTGATCCGCACGGGCCCGAACATGCCGGAGTCCGAAGCGAAGCGCCAGATGACGACGCTGCGCGACCGCCTGACGCACGGCACCGACTTCGCCGATGCGGCGCGCCGCTACTCGCAGGACGGCTCCGCGCAGCAGGGCGGCGAGCTGGGCTGGGTGTCGCCGGGTGAACTGGTGCCCGAGTTCGAGCAGGCCATGAATCGCCTGCGTCCGGGTGAAATCTCGGACCCCGTGGTCACGCAGTTCGGCGTCCACCTGATCCAGGTGGAAACCGTCGCGAGACCGAGGTCTCCGCCGAGAAGCAGCGCGACTTTGCCCGCCAGGAAGTGCGGGAACAGAAGCTGCGCGCCGCCTATGATGACTGGGTGCGCCAACTGCGCAGCGCGGCGTACGTCGAATACCGGATCAACCGGCAGCGCTGACGCGCGCCATACCTGCCATGCCCGACCCTGCACCCGCGCCCCTGGCGCTTGCCATTACCACCGGAGAGCCTGCCGGCATCGGTCCCGACATCACGATCGGCGCCTTGCTGCAGCTTGGCGGCGCGGCCAACGGCATGGGCCATGGCGCGTACCGGTTCCATGTGATCGGCGACGCGCGCCTGCTGGCGGCGCGTGCCCAGGCGCTGGGCGTGGTGCATGCGTGGCAGCGGCGGCTGGCCGATGGCGATGTGGTGGTCGAGGATGTCGCGCTGGGCGTGGCCTGCGAGCCCGGCCACCTCGATGCCCGCAACGGCCGCCATGTCCTGGCGCTGCTCGACGTCGCCATCGACGGCCTGCAGGCCGGGCGCTTTGCCGCCATGGTTACCGCGCCGGTGCAGAAAAGCACGATCAACGACGCGGGCGTGCCGTTCACGGGGCATACCGAATACCTGGCCGAACGCGCCGCCGTGCCGCGCGTGGTGATGATGCTGGCCGGCCCGCAGCCCGCGCATGACAATGCCATGCTGCGCGTGGCGCTGGCCACCACCCACCTGCCGTTGCGCGCCGTGCCCGACGCGCTGACGGTACCGATGCTGCAGGAAACGCTGAAGATCGTCGACCACGACCTGCGGCGCCACTTCGGCATCGCCCGCCCGCGGATCCTCGTGACTGGCCTCAACCCGCATGCGGGGGAATCGGGGCACATGGGTCACGAGGAAATCGACGTCATCGCGCCGGCGCTGGCCCTGGCCCGCGATGCCGATATCGATGCGCGCGGCCCCTATCCCGCCGACACGCTGTTCCAGCCGCGCCACCTGCGCGACGCCGACTGCGTGCTGGCGATGTACCATGACCAGGGCCTGGCGCCGCTCAAGTACGGCACCTTCGGCCACGGCGTGAATATCACGCTGGGCCTGCCCTTTATCCGCACATCGGTGGATCATGGCACCGCGCTCGACCTGGCCGGCACCGGCCGGGCCGAGCACGGCAGCATGATCGAGGCCATCCGGTGTGCCATTACCATGGCCGGCCACGCCAGCGGACGCCACGGCAACGGCGCGTCCGCCAACGGCCGGCACTGACTTATGCGTCCAAACGTGCATCAGGGCCATGTGGCCCGCAAACGATTCGGCCAGAATTTCCTGGTCGATGACGGCATCATCTACGGCATCGTCAACGCGATCGACCCGCAGCCGGACGACGTCGTCGTCGAGATCGGACCGGGCCTGGGTGCGCTGACCAACCCGCTGCTCGAACGCCTCCCCAGCATGCAGGTCGTGGAGCTCGACCGCGATCTCGTGGAGCGCCTGCGCAACCGTTACAACGACCGCCTGACCGTGCATGCCGGCGACGCGCTGGCGTTCGACTTCGGCAAGCTCAAGGAGGCCGGCCGCGCGCTGCGCATCGTGGGCAACCTGCCGTACAACATCTCGAGCCCGCTGCTGTTCCACCTGATGGATTTCGCCGACGACGTGCGCGACCAGCACTTCATGCTGCAGAAGGAAGTGGTGGAGCGCATGGTGGCCGAGCCGGGCAGCAAGGCGTTTGGCCGGTTGTCGATCATGCTGCAGGTGCGCTATCACATGGAACACGTGCTCGACGTGCCGCCGGCATCGTTCAACCCGCCGCCCAAGGTCGATTCGGCCGTGGTCCGCATGATTCCCTGGCCGCGTGCCGAGGACGGTACGCTGCGCTCGCCGTATCCCGCGTGCGACCCGAACGTGCTCGGCGATGTGGTGACGGCCGCGTTTTCGCAGCGCCGCAAGGTACTGCGCAACACGCTGTCGTTCCTGCGCGACCAGGTGGATTTCGAGGCGCTCCGCTTCGACCTGGGCCGCCGCGCCGAGGAAGTGCCGGTGGCCGAATATGTCGAGCTGGCCCGCATCGTCGGCAGCAGCGCCGTGCCGCCGGCGCGTGGTGCGGCCTGACAGCGTGCCGAAGCCGCGGCCATCGACCACGATACCGATTCAGAATTTCCCGCCGAATTTCCCGCTGAACCACCCGAACATCCTGAAGCAATCGCGACGCTCATGACCGAACAGACCAAGACCGATCCGCGTCCCGTCATCCTGACTGGCGACCGTCCCACCGGCCCGCTGCACCTGGGCCACTACGTCGGCTCGCTGCAAAGCCGCGTGGCCCTGCAGGAAACGCACAAGCAGTACGTGCTGCTGGCCGATACCCAGGCCATGACCGACAACGCACATGACCCGGACAAGGTCCGCCGCAACGTGCTGGAGGTGGCGCTGGACTATCTGGCCGTGGGCATCGACCCGGCCAAGACCACGATCACGGTGCAGTCGCACCTGCCGGCGCTGGCCGAGCTGACGCTGATGTACCTGAACTTCGTCACGGTATCGCGCCTGGAGCGCAATCCGACGATCAAGGAAGAAATCGTGGCGCGCGGCTTTGGCCGTGATATCCCGGCCGGCTTCCTGTGCTACCCGGCCTCGCAGGCCGCCGACATCACCGGTTTCAAGGCCGTGCTGGTGCCGGTGGGCGAGGACCAGGCGCCGCTGATCGAGCAGACCAACGAGATCGTGCGCCGCATCAACCATCAGGTTGGCCGCGACGTCCTGCCGGAAGCCGCCGCGCTGATCCCCAAGCACGGCCGCCTGCCTGGCGTCGACGGCAAGGCCAAGATGAGCAAGTCGCAGGGCAACGCGATTCCGCTTGGCGCATCGCCGGACCAGATCCGCGAGGCCGTGCACAAGATGTACACCGACCCGAATCACCTGAAGGTGTCCGATCCGGGTCAGGTGGAAGGCAACGTCGTGTTCACGTACCTGGATGCATTCGATCCGAACGTGGAAGAAGTGCAGGCGCTGAAGGACCACTACCAGCGCGGCGGCCTGGGCGACATGGTGCTCAAGCGCCGTGTGGAAGGCATCCTGCAGGAAATGCTGCGCCCGATCCGCGAGCGCCGCGAGCAACTGGCGCAGGATCCGGGCTATGTGTTCGACATCCTCAGGAAGGGCACAGAAACCGCCCGCGAACTGACCCAGCAGACGCTGGACGAAGTGCGCAGCGCGGTGGGCATGTTCTCGTTCCCGAAGTAAGCGTTTCATAGCCCCACGCGTCCCTCCCGCCCGCCGGGAGGGACGGTCGCCGAAGGCCGCTCAGGTCTTCCGGTTCACCAGCACGATTCCCCCAGCACCATCACCGCCGCCAGGGCAAAGCGCATGCCGACCTGGTCGTGCATCAGCAGCACGCCGAAGGCCACCCCGAACAGCGGGGTCAGGAACGAAAACACCGACAGGCGAGATGCCAGATACTGACGCAGCAGCCAGAACCAGATCAGGTAGCTGGCAAACGCGATCAGCACGGACTGGTAGAACAGGCTGGCGATCACGAATCCGGTGACTTCCACGCGATGCACCTGGCCGGCCATCAGCGCCATTGCCAGCAGCAGCACCGCCGAGACGGCCAGCTGGTACAGCAGCGTCTTGCTGGCCGGCGCGTGCGACAGCTTGCTGCCGCGCACGACGATGGTGGTGGCCGCCCACAACGCGCCGGCCACCACGCCCAGCGCATCGCCCAGCAGCGTGCTGTCC contains:
- the pdxA gene encoding 4-hydroxythreonine-4-phosphate dehydrogenase PdxA, yielding MPDPAPAPLALAITTGEPAGIGPDITIGALLQLGGAANGMGHGAYRFHVIGDARLLAARAQALGVVHAWQRRLADGDVVVEDVALGVACEPGHLDARNGRHVLALLDVAIDGLQAGRFAAMVTAPVQKSTINDAGVPFTGHTEYLAERAAVPRVVMMLAGPQPAHDNAMLRVALATTHLPLRAVPDALTVPMLQETLKIVDHDLRRHFGIARPRILVTGLNPHAGESGHMGHEEIDVIAPALALARDADIDARGPYPADTLFQPRHLRDADCVLAMYHDQGLAPLKYGTFGHGVNITLGLPFIRTSVDHGTALDLAGTGRAEHGSMIEAIRCAITMAGHASGRHGNGASANGRH
- the rsmA gene encoding 16S rRNA (adenine(1518)-N(6)/adenine(1519)-N(6))-dimethyltransferase RsmA, encoding MRPNVHQGHVARKRFGQNFLVDDGIIYGIVNAIDPQPDDVVVEIGPGLGALTNPLLERLPSMQVVELDRDLVERLRNRYNDRLTVHAGDALAFDFGKLKEAGRALRIVGNLPYNISSPLLFHLMDFADDVRDQHFMLQKEVVERMVAEPGSKAFGRLSIMLQVRYHMEHVLDVPPASFNPPPKVDSAVVRMIPWPRAEDGTLRSPYPACDPNVLGDVVTAAFSQRRKVLRNTLSFLRDQVDFEALRFDLGRRAEEVPVAEYVELARIVGSSAVPPARGAA
- the trpS gene encoding tryptophan--tRNA ligase, giving the protein MTEQTKTDPRPVILTGDRPTGPLHLGHYVGSLQSRVALQETHKQYVLLADTQAMTDNAHDPDKVRRNVLEVALDYLAVGIDPAKTTITVQSHLPALAELTLMYLNFVTVSRLERNPTIKEEIVARGFGRDIPAGFLCYPASQAADITGFKAVLVPVGEDQAPLIEQTNEIVRRINHQVGRDVLPEAAALIPKHGRLPGVDGKAKMSKSQGNAIPLGASPDQIREAVHKMYTDPNHLKVSDPGQVEGNVVFTYLDAFDPNVEEVQALKDHYQRGGLGDMVLKRRVEGILQEMLRPIRERREQLAQDPGYVFDILRKGTETARELTQQTLDEVRSAVGMFSFPK